A region of Pyxidicoccus parkwaysis DNA encodes the following proteins:
- a CDS encoding alpha/beta hydrolase codes for MRGYFSPLVKDDYKKGYEVGRAADSPFEFTVTITADDIDQMVRDSSHMSRLEGTVVAPALSATPLTVREGWFSLFARDPDRALTRKMNYGMPMTTSDGKAFYMEGFKTIHDDLGPDLWSDTTTLYITLHEGRDANGPVLGKGIVKIEVADFKKQLASMEAVNAKSPAEALRAVAKLGEFFTGVLSEIYGGIFAQSSIFNPSAPPRPQRKPRLGEPDVHFVNTRDGVRLRLTRYEGGRKGPVMLSPGFGTSSLAWTIDTTEQNLPEFLYERGYDVWTFDYRASPALPSASTQFSLDDIALYDYPAAVDTVRSVSGADDVQMVAHCVGSLTLLMSMTAGLEGIRSVVSSQLTLHPVGPTLNEIKAGLYLASFLSTLGVDTLNTDFDTESDWQDRVYDTLLRLYPTQQRCNSPVCRRILFMYGEVYKHEQLNDATHDALHEMFGISNMTTFKQISLMLRKGHAVSAEGEEVYLPNIHRLRLPMAFIHGAENRLFLPRGSQETFKLLSEKNGPDYYVRHVIPDYAHMDCFIGKNANRDVYPLVVAELDKHSWPQGPSASRAP; via the coding sequence ATGAGAGGCTATTTCTCGCCTCTGGTGAAGGACGACTACAAGAAGGGGTACGAGGTGGGCCGTGCGGCTGACTCGCCGTTCGAGTTCACGGTGACCATCACCGCGGATGACATCGACCAGATGGTCCGCGACTCCAGCCACATGTCCAGGCTGGAAGGCACCGTCGTCGCTCCGGCCCTCTCAGCCACGCCGCTCACCGTGCGCGAGGGTTGGTTCTCCCTGTTCGCCAGAGACCCGGACAGGGCCCTGACGCGCAAGATGAACTACGGCATGCCGATGACCACCTCGGACGGCAAAGCCTTCTACATGGAAGGCTTCAAGACGATTCACGACGACCTGGGCCCGGACCTCTGGTCCGACACCACCACCCTGTACATCACCCTTCACGAGGGAAGGGATGCCAACGGGCCGGTCCTCGGGAAGGGCATCGTCAAAATCGAGGTGGCGGACTTCAAGAAGCAGCTCGCGTCGATGGAGGCGGTGAACGCGAAGAGCCCGGCTGAAGCCCTGCGGGCCGTGGCGAAGCTCGGTGAGTTCTTCACCGGAGTGCTGAGCGAAATCTACGGAGGCATCTTCGCCCAATCGAGCATCTTCAATCCCTCCGCCCCACCCCGCCCGCAGCGCAAGCCGCGCCTCGGCGAGCCGGACGTGCACTTCGTGAACACCCGCGACGGCGTGCGCCTGAGGCTGACCCGCTATGAGGGAGGCAGGAAGGGGCCCGTCATGCTCTCCCCCGGCTTCGGGACTTCCTCGCTCGCGTGGACCATCGACACCACGGAGCAGAACCTCCCCGAGTTCCTCTACGAGCGCGGCTACGACGTCTGGACGTTCGACTACCGCGCCAGCCCGGCGCTGCCCTCGGCGAGCACCCAGTTCAGCCTCGATGACATCGCCCTGTATGACTATCCCGCGGCCGTGGACACGGTCCGCTCGGTGAGCGGCGCCGACGACGTGCAGATGGTCGCCCACTGCGTCGGCTCGCTCACCCTGCTGATGTCGATGACGGCCGGGCTCGAGGGCATCCGCTCGGTCGTCTCGTCACAGCTCACGCTGCATCCCGTCGGGCCGACGCTGAACGAAATCAAGGCGGGGCTGTACCTCGCGAGCTTCCTGTCGACCCTGGGCGTGGACACCCTGAACACCGACTTCGACACGGAGTCTGACTGGCAGGACAGGGTCTACGACACGCTGCTGCGGCTCTATCCCACGCAACAGCGCTGCAACAGCCCCGTCTGCCGCCGAATCCTCTTCATGTACGGCGAGGTCTACAAGCACGAGCAACTCAACGACGCCACGCACGATGCGCTCCACGAGATGTTCGGCATCTCGAACATGACGACGTTCAAGCAGATCTCCCTCATGCTGCGCAAAGGCCATGCGGTCTCCGCGGAGGGGGAGGAGGTCTACCTGCCCAACATCCACCGCCTCAGGCTCCCCATGGCCTTCATCCACGGGGCGGAGAACCGCCTCTTCCTGCCCCGGGGAAGCCAGGAGACCTTCAAGCTCCTGAGCGAGAAGAACGGTCCCGACTACTACGTGCGCCACGTCATCCCCGACTACGCACACATGGACTGCTTCATCGGCAAGAACGCCAACAGGGACGTGTATCCCCTCGTCGTGGCGGAGCTCGACAAGCACAGCTGGCCCCAGGGCCCATCCGCGAGCAGGGCGCCATGA